Proteins encoded together in one Impatiens glandulifera chromosome 1, dImpGla2.1, whole genome shotgun sequence window:
- the LOC124920472 gene encoding uncharacterized protein LOC124920472 — MGSEAKASNGGGFRSKIEHVLYSGEKKHVFAGIVIVGAIFSVPWFFMTRGNNKHQSHQDYMEKADKARNARLRSAPTPPSSSTQ, encoded by the exons ATGGGAAGCGAAGCGAAGGCGAGTAATGGAGGAGGGTTTAGGTCAAAAATCGAACATGTTCTTTACAGCGGTGAGAAGAAGCACGTCTTTGCAGGGATCGTCATCGTTGGAGCCATCTTTTCTGTTCCATGGTTCTTTATGACCCGAG GAAATAATAAACATCAGTCTCATCAAGACTATATGGAAAAGGCCGATAAAGCAAGGAATGCAAGACTTAGATCTGCGCCAACACCACCATCATCATCAACCCAATGA